The genomic interval TGCGCCGGTTTGTGCCCGATAAATGGGGCGGAACCGAAACCGTTGTTTTCAACCTTGCCCGCGAACTCGAAAAATCAGGGGTCGCCAGCCCGATCTTCTGCACCGATATGTTTGCCAAACCCGGATCGGAAAAGATCAACGGCGTCACCGTCCGGCGATTCCGTTACTGCTTCCCCTGGTTCGGACTGAGTGAAGAGGCCAAAATGGCGTTGCGCCTCAAAGGCGGCAGTCCGCTTTCTCTGTCACTGTTCTTTGCTCTGCTGTTCCAGAAAAACCTGATTCTAATTCATACGCACGTCGGACGGCGGCTCGGCGGGATTGCCCGCACCGTAGCCCGCATCCGGAAAGTGCCGTACGTCATCCACGTTCACGGCGGACGCCATACCGTCCCGCAGGATCAGTACGACCACATGACCGCGCCGGTTAAAGGAAAGTTCGAGTGGGGAAAAATCTTCGGCCTCCTGTTCGGATCGCGCCGCGTTTTCGATGATGCCGCCGCCGTCATCTGCGTCGGACAAAGCGAAGCGGACGAGATGAAACAGCGCGGCAAGAAAAACATCCACTATCTGCCCAACGGAGTGCACGTTCAGCGGTTTTCAACGGCAACGCCGCAGGCGTT from Kiritimatiellaceae bacterium carries:
- a CDS encoding glycosyltransferase family 4 protein, translated to MSQLHGTVAHVMRRFVPDKWGGTETVVFNLARELEKSGVASPIFCTDMFAKPGSEKINGVTVRRFRYCFPWFGLSEEAKMALRLKGGSPLSLSLFFALLFQKNLILIHTHVGRRLGGIARTVARIRKVPYVIHVHGGRHTVPQDQYDHMTAPVKGKFEWGKIFGLLFGSRRVFDDAAAVICVGQSEADEMKQRGKKNIHYLPNGVHVQRFSTATPQAFRKEYGLENRKFVLCLSRIDFQKNQLMLVKAFAEFRETHPDWKLVFIGSVSVEEYHRKILDEIARLNLQDSVLIIPGLKPDDPLLPSAYKAAEMFVLPTANEPFGIVILEAWAAGTPVIATRVGGIPGFTTDGENILLSEDNDAAMLTGKMEQLAGSPELQHKLRANGLAEVSAHYDWSAIAERVIRIYEEVLK